In a genomic window of Streptococcus oralis:
- the queC gene encoding 7-cyano-7-deazaguanine synthase QueC: protein MKRQSALVVFSGGQDSTTCLFWAKEHYETVEAVTFSYGQRHHLEIQVAREIAKEQGIRHHILDMSLLGQITENALTSDMEIEQKEGEVPNTFVDGRNHLFLSFAAVLAKQRGIQDIVTGVCETDFSGYPDCRDVFVKSLNVTLNLAMDYDFVIQTPLMWLDKSETWELADQLDAFDYVRERTLTCYNGIIGSGCGDCPACHLRQHGLDVYLSQKGEG from the coding sequence ATGAAACGTCAATCAGCCTTGGTCGTCTTTAGTGGCGGTCAAGATTCCACAACCTGCCTCTTTTGGGCTAAAGAACACTATGAAACAGTCGAAGCCGTCACCTTTTCCTACGGCCAACGCCATCATCTCGAAATTCAAGTTGCTAGAGAAATCGCTAAGGAACAAGGCATTCGTCATCACATCTTAGATATGTCTCTGCTGGGACAAATCACTGAAAATGCCCTGACCTCTGATATGGAAATCGAGCAAAAAGAGGGAGAGGTTCCCAATACCTTTGTTGACGGCCGCAACCACCTCTTTCTATCCTTTGCAGCAGTTCTTGCCAAGCAACGAGGCATTCAAGATATCGTTACTGGTGTCTGCGAGACAGATTTTTCTGGCTACCCTGACTGCCGGGATGTCTTTGTCAAATCTCTCAATGTCACTCTCAACCTTGCCATGGATTACGACTTTGTTATCCAAACACCTCTCATGTGGCTAGACAAGTCTGAAACTTGGGAATTAGCCGACCAACTCGACGCATTTGACTACGTTCGTGAAAGGACCTTGACCTGCTACAATGGGATTATCGGAAGTGGCTGCGGTGATTGTCCAGCCTGCCACCTGCGTCAGCATGGCCTTGATGTTTATCTCTCACAGAAAGGAGAGGGTTAA
- a CDS encoding MarR family winged helix-turn-helix transcriptional regulator, whose amino-acid sequence MTYLEKWFDYNRHQKEMEALLEETIAQQSEQRLNLKEFYLLYYLDLADEKSLRQIDLPDKLHLSPSAVSRMVARLEEKNCGLLSRRCCDQDRRASFICLTDEGQTTLAYLQKAVEERLETSLDFIS is encoded by the coding sequence ATGACCTACTTAGAAAAATGGTTTGACTACAACCGCCATCAAAAAGAAATGGAAGCCTTGTTGGAAGAAACTATTGCCCAGCAGAGTGAACAAAGGCTGAATTTGAAAGAGTTTTACCTGCTCTACTATTTGGATCTAGCCGATGAAAAATCCTTACGACAGATTGATTTACCCGATAAACTCCATCTCAGTCCGAGCGCTGTTTCTCGAATGGTGGCACGATTAGAAGAGAAAAACTGCGGTTTGCTTAGTCGCAGATGTTGCGATCAGGATAGACGGGCTAGTTTTATCTGCCTGACTGACGAGGGACAAACCACCCTAGCTTACCTGCAAAAAGCCGTCGAAGAAAGACTGGAAACGAGTCTTGATTTCATTTCTTAA
- the nrdR gene encoding transcriptional regulator NrdR, with protein sequence MRCPKCGATKSSVVDSRQAEEGNTIRRRRECDECQHRFTTYERVEERTLVVVKKDGTREQFSRDKIFNGIIRSAQKRPVSSDEINMVVNRIEQKLRSRSENEIQSEYIGSLVMEELAELDEITYVRFASVYRSFKDVSELESLLQQITQSSKKKKEK encoded by the coding sequence ATGCGTTGTCCAAAATGTGGGGCTACCAAGTCTAGTGTTGTTGATAGTCGACAAGCCGAAGAAGGAAATACCATCCGCCGAAGACGTGAGTGCGACGAGTGTCAGCATCGTTTTACAACCTATGAACGAGTAGAAGAAAGAACGCTGGTTGTCGTCAAAAAAGACGGTACGCGAGAGCAGTTTTCAAGAGATAAAATCTTTAATGGGATTATCCGCTCAGCCCAGAAACGTCCTGTGTCAAGTGATGAAATCAACATGGTGGTCAATCGCATCGAGCAAAAACTCCGTAGTCGCAGTGAGAATGAGATCCAAAGTGAATATATTGGGTCCTTAGTCATGGAAGAATTGGCAGAGCTTGATGAGATTACCTATGTTCGTTTTGCCAGTGTTTACCGTAGCTTTAAGGATGTGAGTGAGTTGGAGAGTCTGCTCCAGCAGATCACCCAGTCCTCTAAGAAGAAAAAGGAAAAATAG
- a CDS encoding ABC transporter ATP-binding protein produces MTLLALENVTKSYGATAALDNISLEISAGKIVGLLGPNGSGKTTLIKLINGLLQPNKGRVLINGQDPSPATKAIVSYLPDTTYLNEEMKVKDALTYFKTFYQDFNLEKAQHLLADLGIDENSRLKKLSKGNKEKVQLILVMSREARLYVLDEPIGGVDPAARDYILNTIINNYSPTSTVLISTHLISDIEPILDEIIFLKDGKVVRQGNVDDIRYESGESIDQLFRQEFKA; encoded by the coding sequence ATGACACTACTAGCACTTGAAAATGTAACAAAATCATATGGAGCAACCGCGGCACTTGACAATATCTCACTAGAGATCTCAGCCGGAAAGATTGTCGGGCTCCTTGGACCAAACGGATCCGGAAAAACAACTCTAATCAAACTAATCAATGGCCTCCTTCAACCAAATAAAGGACGTGTCCTCATTAACGGACAGGATCCAAGTCCTGCTACCAAGGCGATCGTTTCCTATCTGCCAGACACAACCTACCTCAATGAAGAGATGAAGGTTAAGGATGCTCTAACCTATTTTAAAACCTTCTACCAGGATTTCAATCTCGAAAAAGCCCAACACCTTTTAGCCGATCTCGGTATTGATGAAAACAGTCGCCTCAAGAAACTATCAAAAGGGAACAAGGAAAAGGTCCAACTCATCTTGGTTATGAGCCGTGAAGCCCGCCTCTACGTTCTGGACGAACCTATCGGAGGCGTGGATCCAGCTGCCCGTGATTATATCCTCAATACCATCATCAACAACTATTCCCCAACTTCTACGGTGCTAATTTCAACCCACTTGATTTCAGATATTGAGCCAATCTTGGATGAGATTATCTTCCTCAAAGACGGAAAAGTCGTCCGCCAAGGAAATGTTGATGATATTCGTTACGAGTCAGGTGAATCAATTGACCAGCTCTTCCGCCAGGAATTTAAAGCCTAA
- the queD gene encoding 6-carboxytetrahydropterin synthase QueD, which produces MFFAPKEIKQETGESLVYNPHRTLVSKEFTFDAAHHLFHYEGKCKSLHGHTYHLQVAVSGFLDERGMTYDFGDIKAIYKNYLEPHLDHRYLNETLPYMNTTAENMVYWIFQTMSQELPDERNLRLEYVRLYETPTAFAEFRREWLDD; this is translated from the coding sequence ATGTTTTTTGCACCCAAAGAAATCAAACAGGAAACTGGGGAGTCTCTTGTCTACAATCCTCACAGAACCTTGGTATCAAAAGAGTTCACCTTCGACGCTGCCCACCACCTCTTTCACTATGAGGGAAAATGCAAATCCCTGCATGGCCACACCTATCATCTGCAAGTTGCTGTCAGTGGATTTTTAGATGAACGTGGTATGACCTACGATTTTGGAGATATCAAAGCGATCTACAAGAACTACTTAGAACCCCACTTGGATCATCGCTATCTCAATGAAACCTTGCCTTATATGAATACAACCGCTGAAAATATGGTTTACTGGATTTTTCAAACCATGAGCCAAGAGTTGCCAGACGAGCGCAATCTCCGTTTGGAATATGTTCGTCTCTATGAGACTCCGACTGCCTTTGCGGAGTTTAGACGGGAGTGGTTAGATGACTAG
- a CDS encoding MIP/aquaporin family protein, with the protein MKKFVAELIGTFMLVFIGTGAVVFGNGLNGLGHLGIAFAFGLAIVVAAFSIGTVSGAHLNPAVSIAMFVNKRLSSSELVNYILGQVVGAFLASAAVFFLLSNSGMSTASLGENALANGVTVFGGFLFEVIATFLFVLVIMTVTSASKGNGAIAGLVIGLSLMAMILVGLNITGLSVNPARSLAPAALVGGAALQQVWIFILAPIVGGVLAALVAKNFLGTEE; encoded by the coding sequence ATGAAAAAATTTGTTGCTGAATTAATCGGTACATTTATGCTTGTGTTCATTGGAACAGGAGCTGTTGTTTTTGGAAATGGTCTTAATGGCCTTGGACACCTTGGAATTGCTTTTGCCTTTGGTTTGGCAATCGTAGTTGCAGCTTTCTCAATCGGAACTGTTTCAGGTGCACACTTGAACCCGGCGGTTTCGATCGCTATGTTTGTAAACAAACGTTTGTCATCTTCAGAGCTTGTAAACTATATCCTTGGACAAGTAGTTGGAGCTTTCCTTGCGTCAGCTGCAGTATTCTTCCTCTTGTCTAACTCAGGCATGTCAACTGCTAGTCTTGGTGAAAATGCCTTGGCAAACGGTGTCACTGTCTTTGGTGGATTCTTGTTTGAAGTCATCGCAACTTTCTTGTTTGTCCTAGTTATCATGACTGTAACATCAGCAAGCAAGGGTAATGGCGCAATCGCTGGTTTGGTAATCGGCTTGTCCTTGATGGCTATGATCCTTGTGGGATTGAACATTACTGGCCTTTCAGTAAATCCAGCTCGTAGCTTGGCTCCTGCTGCATTGGTAGGTGGTGCAGCCCTTCAACAAGTATGGATTTTCATCCTTGCCCCAATCGTTGGTGGCGTTCTTGCAGCACTTGTTGCGAAAAATTTCCTTGGAACAGAAGAATAA
- the gggC gene encoding streptosactin export ABC transporter GggC yields MLRTFVAKKHLTLYFFSIAITWLEAIITPALIQSIVASFTNQELELLWKVLILGILGNLILLLGLAGKRYYYARLITDFRYGIKSAIFKRFLSGYDIDEKDILSDLENDVNQLEKSYIEPTVIIISSLGFTTVSILYALWTNFYLGLIFILFYSVPVLCSAIGSKRLDSLSEKRSTINQSYLSSLTNFIGGSQQIRHYQGQDFFFARYQNQLQTSLDAEIRYEKQRTLNSLFINSIDAFCSVAPIVIGGFMTYYGYLNAASFVAIYLVSHNIGYQFQELAYFTNTRKATQYLCEKYQVLFTNSSPISTSTFQNIYPVQLENISLEKEGQVLLSPLSMHIKKGEKIAIIGESGSGKTTLLNIIHGELAATSGRIAFAGQSLSRQEITSVSSYILQDSHYFDTLSLEDNILLGMTKKQERLNHILKTTGLEHLKNRTLSNDSLSGGEKQRLEIARALYHDSQLILADEIKANLDLENSKKISDLLFSLPQTVIEVIHHYTDEDLKRYDQVIHLSKEK; encoded by the coding sequence ATGCTTAGAACGTTTGTTGCAAAGAAACACTTAACACTTTACTTCTTTTCGATTGCAATCACATGGCTGGAAGCGATTATTACGCCAGCGCTCATTCAGAGTATCGTTGCTAGTTTTACCAATCAAGAACTGGAACTTCTTTGGAAAGTGTTGATTCTGGGAATCCTTGGAAACCTCATCCTCTTACTGGGGCTAGCTGGAAAACGCTATTACTACGCTCGTTTGATTACTGATTTCAGATATGGAATTAAAAGCGCTATTTTCAAGCGATTCCTCAGCGGTTATGATATTGATGAAAAGGATATTTTGTCTGATTTAGAAAACGACGTCAACCAGTTAGAAAAGAGCTATATTGAGCCAACCGTTATCATTATTTCTTCTCTTGGTTTCACAACCGTCTCCATTCTATATGCCCTGTGGACTAATTTTTACCTAGGCTTGATTTTTATTCTCTTCTACTCCGTCCCTGTCCTCTGTAGTGCCATCGGATCTAAGCGTTTAGATTCACTTTCTGAAAAGCGGTCCACTATTAACCAGAGCTACTTATCAAGCTTGACAAATTTTATTGGCGGTAGCCAACAGATTCGTCATTATCAGGGACAGGACTTCTTTTTTGCTCGCTATCAAAATCAGTTACAGACTAGTTTGGATGCGGAAATACGATATGAGAAACAACGTACCCTAAACAGTCTCTTTATCAATAGCATCGATGCCTTTTGCTCCGTTGCCCCTATTGTCATTGGCGGTTTTATGACCTATTATGGTTATTTAAACGCAGCTAGTTTTGTAGCCATTTATCTCGTTTCTCATAATATTGGCTATCAATTCCAAGAATTAGCCTACTTTACTAACACCCGAAAAGCAACTCAATACCTCTGTGAAAAGTACCAAGTACTTTTCACAAATTCTAGTCCTATTTCTACTAGCACCTTCCAAAACATTTATCCCGTCCAACTAGAGAATATCTCTCTAGAAAAAGAGGGACAGGTCCTTTTATCCCCTCTTTCCATGCACATCAAGAAAGGAGAAAAGATTGCCATTATCGGTGAAAGTGGCTCTGGAAAAACGACTTTACTCAATATCATTCATGGAGAGTTGGCTGCGACCAGTGGACGGATTGCATTTGCTGGCCAAAGCCTATCACGCCAAGAAATCACGAGCGTTAGCTCCTATATCCTCCAAGATAGCCATTACTTTGACACGCTGTCTCTGGAAGACAATATCCTTCTAGGAATGACTAAAAAGCAAGAAAGGTTGAATCATATCCTCAAGACAACTGGTTTAGAACATTTGAAAAATCGAACTCTTAGCAACGATAGCCTGTCTGGTGGCGAGAAACAACGACTCGAAATCGCTCGCGCGCTCTATCACGACAGCCAACTCATCTTGGCTGATGAGATTAAGGCCAATCTTGACTTAGAGAATAGCAAAAAGATTAGCGACCTCCTCTTCTCGCTACCTCAGACAGTCATTGAAGTCATTCACCATTATACAGACGAGGACTTAAAACGCTACGACCAAGTCATTCATTTAAGCAAAGAAAAGTAA
- a CDS encoding DUF2785 domain-containing protein yields MRQELQRKVTEEKPSYSREEIQWLLEHLGDPSPEIRDELVFTSLARGIQEELFSLEQFQFISEEVSSNERLYKEIDSRGVSTLKRSFRALIYANLLYADGNEHSLFYKGLKADIRNAMLSQGLYYLKKEKDTTGFSSQYGWVHAFAHGADLLTEVVCHPDFPSNRFSEVFDVLGQLFKRITIRFTNDEDWRLARVLYEPILQGKLGQEQVASWIKTIDFPIEEREDFYKFSNFRSCLLEVYIQLDQKNSLQDALKEAIQSFQY; encoded by the coding sequence ATGCGTCAAGAATTACAAAGAAAAGTGACAGAAGAAAAACCAAGCTATAGTCGAGAAGAAATTCAGTGGTTGCTTGAGCATTTAGGAGATCCCTCTCCAGAAATTCGAGATGAACTTGTTTTTACGAGTTTGGCTAGAGGAATTCAAGAAGAACTGTTTTCCCTTGAGCAGTTTCAGTTTATCTCAGAAGAGGTCTCCTCTAATGAAAGGCTATACAAAGAGATTGATAGTAGAGGAGTTTCAACTCTTAAACGTTCTTTTAGGGCGCTTATTTATGCCAATCTTTTGTATGCAGATGGTAACGAGCACTCTCTTTTCTATAAAGGCTTAAAAGCTGATATAAGAAATGCTATGCTATCTCAAGGTTTGTATTACCTTAAAAAAGAAAAGGATACGACAGGTTTTTCAAGTCAGTATGGTTGGGTTCACGCTTTTGCGCATGGAGCGGATCTCTTGACGGAAGTCGTTTGTCATCCAGATTTTCCTAGTAACAGATTTTCTGAAGTATTTGATGTACTGGGTCAATTATTTAAAAGAATTACCATTCGTTTTACAAATGATGAGGACTGGCGCTTAGCGAGAGTACTTTATGAACCCATTTTGCAAGGGAAATTAGGGCAAGAACAAGTAGCTTCTTGGATAAAAACTATTGACTTTCCGATAGAAGAGAGGGAAGATTTTTATAAATTTTCCAACTTCAGATCCTGTCTGTTGGAAGTCTATATCCAACTTGACCAGAAAAATAGTTTACAAGATGCCTTGAAAGAAGCCATTCAATCTTTTCAGTACTAA
- the trxA gene encoding thioredoxin, translating into MAKAITDATFEQETKDGLVLVDFWATWCGPCRMQGPILDKLSEELSEDVLKIVKMDVDENPNTARAFGIMSIPTLLFKKDGQVVKQVAGVHTAEQIKAIVAELS; encoded by the coding sequence ATGGCAAAAGCAATTACAGATGCAACATTTGAACAAGAAACAAAAGACGGTTTGGTCTTGGTAGACTTCTGGGCAACTTGGTGTGGTCCATGTCGTATGCAAGGTCCAATCTTGGATAAATTGTCTGAAGAACTTTCAGAAGATGTTTTGAAAATCGTTAAAATGGACGTTGATGAAAATCCAAACACAGCTCGTGCCTTTGGAATCATGTCTATCCCAACTCTTCTCTTCAAAAAAGACGGCCAAGTGGTAAAACAAGTTGCTGGAGTACATACTGCAGAACAAATCAAGGCCATCGTTGCTGAATTGAGCTAA
- the queE gene encoding 7-carboxy-7-deazaguanine synthase QueE produces MTRERVLKLPVLEIFGPTFQGEGRAIGQKTMFVRTAGCDYHCDWCDSAFTWDGSEKPTRMTADEVIAALDKLGSYDYVTLSGGNPAILAANMAELVTKLKERGITLAVETQGSRWQNWLKDIDQVTLSPKPPSSKMEVNFETLDFIVSQLDPDKVTFKIPVFDDADLAFAKGIQERYQPDVLFLSAGNPEPKATGNIVQDQLDRLKELWECVATDDSWGNVRVLPQLHTLLYDNQRGV; encoded by the coding sequence ATGACTAGGGAACGTGTCCTCAAACTACCAGTTCTGGAAATTTTCGGCCCAACCTTTCAAGGTGAAGGTCGTGCTATCGGGCAGAAAACCATGTTTGTCCGCACTGCTGGTTGCGACTACCACTGCGACTGGTGCGACTCTGCCTTTACTTGGGATGGTTCTGAAAAACCAACTCGCATGACCGCTGATGAAGTCATTGCAGCCTTAGATAAGCTAGGAAGCTACGACTATGTAACCCTATCTGGCGGAAATCCCGCTATCCTAGCAGCTAACATGGCCGAACTCGTCACCAAGCTCAAGGAACGCGGTATCACTCTGGCTGTTGAGACTCAAGGTTCTCGCTGGCAAAATTGGTTAAAAGACATCGACCAGGTCACTCTGAGCCCCAAGCCTCCTTCATCAAAGATGGAAGTCAACTTCGAGACCTTGGACTTTATCGTTTCCCAATTGGATCCAGACAAGGTCACCTTTAAAATCCCTGTCTTTGATGATGCCGATTTGGCCTTTGCTAAAGGGATTCAAGAACGCTACCAACCAGATGTCCTTTTCTTATCGGCTGGAAATCCTGAGCCCAAGGCTACAGGCAATATTGTCCAAGACCAACTAGACCGACTCAAAGAACTCTGGGAATGTGTCGCTACTGACGATAGCTGGGGCAATGTCCGCGTCCTTCCTCAACTCCATACCCTCCTCTACGACAACCAACGTGGTGTTTAA
- the queF gene encoding preQ(1) synthase — protein MSQQEEMKNLSLLGNKETNYIFDYQPEVLESFDNRHVENDYFIKFNCPEFTSLCPITAQPDFATIYISYIPDKLCVESKSLKLYLFSYRNHGDFHENCINTIGKDLVNLLNPRYLEVWGKFTPRGGISIDPYYNYGRPGSKYEGLAEQRLFQHDLYPEKIDNR, from the coding sequence ATGTCACAACAAGAAGAAATGAAAAACCTAAGCCTACTGGGCAACAAAGAAACCAACTACATTTTTGACTATCAACCAGAAGTTCTCGAATCCTTTGACAATCGTCATGTGGAAAATGATTATTTCATCAAATTCAACTGTCCTGAATTTACCTCCCTTTGCCCAATCACTGCTCAGCCAGACTTTGCGACCATTTATATTTCCTACATTCCTGACAAGCTCTGCGTCGAGTCAAAATCCCTCAAACTCTACCTCTTTAGCTATCGAAACCATGGGGATTTTCACGAAAACTGTATCAACACCATCGGGAAAGACTTGGTCAATCTACTAAACCCTCGCTATTTGGAGGTATGGGGAAAATTCACTCCGCGCGGTGGCATCTCAATCGACCCCTACTACAACTACGGTAGACCTGGAAGCAAGTATGAAGGTTTGGCAGAACAACGCCTCTTCCAGCACGACCTTTATCCAGAGAAAATTGACAACCGTTAA
- a CDS encoding DUF4649 family protein — MIEITYLDASKQERTMTFESYQDFERSQHACLIGVADYYTVQKLTYNGHDLDYHGTYGDVFFYLMKQDLSQYN; from the coding sequence ATGATCGAAATTACTTATCTAGACGCCAGTAAGCAAGAGAGAACCATGACTTTCGAGTCTTACCAAGACTTTGAACGTTCTCAACACGCCTGCCTCATCGGCGTTGCTGATTACTATACTGTCCAAAAATTAACCTACAATGGTCATGATTTGGACTACCATGGGACTTATGGAGATGTTTTCTTCTATCTCATGAAACAAGATTTAAGCCAATATAACTAA
- a CDS encoding DUF2974 domain-containing protein: protein MSEKESVNSGIPTLDAANLTYEFENARWRGATDEQILDKKIGAQKDKTIPSNLQYLDDFHDDSAGTSGTAFLDKDSGEVIIAYTGTNPNADIVKDVATDVGSIAMALGFHYDEAFKFYERIRQRYGDNITLTGHSLGGNIAQRVALEYNAPRTVVYNSAPLYLEGLIESKDKIIDYLTPWDSAREKIINKQKTFTGQVVRIRTQDDFLNNISKPFLGVYLGEDYLLENSGGHNIDPDITGDKNQINQIKDILEKQSPEKMTGLEKKNYETLKKLQGVKNGLLKQLNTKFLSDGSISSHEMFFLDSVQATAVATAMTESVSNGHSEIEAVAKKAVTDAETLYDNSKEVPWFVTELTNDEIEDVYVEAGVTYDSIVGETQRHFDKKVSKSAAIVKAFTDLETNIQKGVEQAVEGDESLARDINQWTN from the coding sequence ATGAGTGAAAAAGAATCAGTTAACAGTGGAATTCCAACTCTGGATGCAGCGAACCTGACTTATGAATTTGAGAATGCAAGGTGGAGAGGAGCAACTGATGAACAAATTTTAGATAAGAAAATAGGTGCTCAAAAGGATAAGACTATCCCCTCCAACCTCCAATATCTAGATGATTTTCATGATGATTCCGCTGGCACAAGTGGTACAGCCTTCCTAGATAAGGACAGTGGAGAGGTGATCATTGCCTATACGGGAACGAATCCTAATGCGGATATAGTCAAGGATGTCGCTACAGATGTCGGTAGTATAGCCATGGCGCTCGGTTTTCATTATGATGAAGCTTTCAAATTTTATGAAAGGATTCGACAGAGATATGGGGATAATATTACTCTAACTGGACATTCTTTAGGAGGGAACATCGCTCAGAGGGTGGCCTTAGAGTATAACGCTCCGCGTACTGTGGTATATAACTCAGCCCCTCTCTATTTAGAAGGTCTTATCGAATCTAAAGATAAAATCATAGATTATCTGACTCCGTGGGATTCGGCAAGGGAGAAGATAATCAATAAACAAAAGACATTCACAGGTCAAGTAGTACGAATCCGGACTCAAGATGACTTTCTTAACAATATCTCAAAGCCTTTTTTAGGTGTATACTTGGGAGAAGATTATCTGCTTGAAAATTCTGGTGGGCACAATATTGACCCAGATATTACGGGTGATAAAAATCAAATTAACCAAATCAAGGATATTTTGGAAAAACAGAGTCCAGAGAAAATGACTGGACTTGAAAAGAAGAACTATGAGACCCTGAAGAAATTACAAGGTGTCAAAAATGGACTTCTAAAACAGTTGAATACTAAATTTTTATCAGATGGCAGTATAAGTAGCCATGAGATGTTTTTCTTGGATAGTGTCCAAGCAACAGCTGTTGCGACGGCAATGACAGAGAGTGTCAGTAACGGACACAGCGAGATTGAGGCAGTGGCTAAAAAAGCAGTTACAGATGCTGAAACACTCTACGATAACAGTAAGGAAGTTCCCTGGTTTGTAACAGAGTTAACTAATGATGAGATAGAGGATGTCTATGTAGAAGCTGGGGTAACGTATGATAGTATTGTGGGTGAGACTCAGAGACATTTTGATAAAAAAGTAAGTAAATCAGCTGCGATTGTAAAAGCCTTTACGGATTTGGAAACCAACATTCAGAAAGGTGTTGAACAGGCGGTTGAAGGAGACGAAAGCTTGGCAAGGGATATTAATCAATGGACAAACTAG
- a CDS encoding GntR family transcriptional regulator — protein sequence MSWSFDNTKPIYLQIMEKIKLQIVSHELEPNQQLPTVRDLASEAGVNPNTIQRALSDLEREGFVYSKRTTGRFVTEDLDLILQSRKQLSEEQLQQFVSCMLQFGYKKEELPNVLSDYIKGV from the coding sequence ATGTCCTGGTCATTTGATAATACAAAACCGATTTATTTACAGATTATGGAAAAAATCAAATTACAGATTGTTTCCCATGAACTGGAACCCAATCAACAGCTCCCTACCGTGAGAGATTTGGCGAGCGAGGCTGGGGTCAATCCCAATACCATTCAGCGCGCCTTGTCTGACCTCGAACGTGAAGGATTTGTATATAGCAAGCGGACAACTGGTCGATTTGTCACCGAGGATTTGGACCTCATCCTTCAGTCCCGCAAACAACTTTCCGAGGAGCAACTGCAACAATTCGTCTCTTGCATGCTCCAATTTGGCTACAAAAAAGAAGAACTGCCAAATGTATTAAGCGACTATATTAAAGGAGTTTAA
- a CDS encoding CidA/LrgA family protein, with protein MKLYVQLMILFVISLIGEGISSFFHLPIPGSIIGLIILFLALQFKWLRTRHVNMVGNFLLANMTILFLPPAVGIMEKFDVIAPYLLPIVLIVFFAAVINIILIAVVVQFIKRRFEGDYEKGDAK; from the coding sequence ATGAAATTATATGTTCAATTAATGATTCTCTTTGTGATTTCATTGATCGGTGAGGGAATTTCTAGTTTCTTTCATCTGCCTATCCCAGGCAGTATTATCGGTTTGATTATTCTCTTTCTAGCCTTACAGTTCAAGTGGCTGAGAACCAGACATGTCAACATGGTGGGGAATTTCTTGCTGGCCAATATGACTATTCTCTTTTTGCCACCAGCAGTGGGAATAATGGAGAAGTTTGATGTGATTGCTCCCTATCTCCTGCCCATCGTTTTGATTGTCTTTTTTGCAGCTGTCATCAATATTATCCTCATAGCCGTGGTAGTTCAGTTCATTAAGAGACGATTTGAGGGAGATTATGAGAAAGGAGATGCCAAATGA
- a CDS encoding LrgB family protein: MSEFVSNPLFGLALSILAYLVGMLIYRRFPHPLTTPLLLSAVFIIIFLKLTGISYQDYYQGGVYLNNLIVPSTVALGIPLYKSFHLMKHHARSILFGSLLAVVVNTCFTAIVAKIFGMDFFLAISLFPKSVTTAMAVGITEKLQGLTTVTLVVVVATGILTSVIGPTLLKWLKIDDPVAVGLSLGGTGHAVGTGTAFRYGSVAGAMGGLAIGVTGILYVFVSPIVASLILS, from the coding sequence ATGAGTGAATTTGTTTCCAATCCCCTGTTTGGGCTTGCCCTGTCTATCCTTGCTTATCTAGTGGGGATGCTGATTTACAGACGTTTTCCCCATCCATTGACAACGCCCTTGCTTTTGTCGGCTGTTTTCATTATCATTTTTCTAAAGCTGACGGGGATTTCTTACCAAGATTACTACCAAGGTGGGGTTTATCTGAACAATTTGATTGTTCCGTCAACAGTGGCTTTAGGGATTCCGCTTTATAAGAGTTTTCACTTGATGAAGCACCATGCTCGCAGTATTCTCTTTGGTAGTCTGTTAGCAGTAGTTGTCAATACTTGCTTTACTGCCATAGTAGCGAAAATATTTGGCATGGACTTTTTCCTAGCTATTTCTCTCTTTCCCAAGTCAGTGACAACCGCTATGGCAGTGGGGATTACAGAAAAATTGCAAGGTTTGACGACTGTGACCTTGGTCGTCGTAGTGGCCACTGGCATTTTGACCAGTGTGATCGGACCAACCCTTTTGAAATGGTTGAAGATCGATGACCCAGTGGCTGTGGGACTTTCTCTTGGAGGAACAGGTCATGCTGTCGGAACGGGAACCGCCTTTCGATACGGATCGGTAGCAGGAGCCATGGGTGGCTTGGCTATCGGTGTCACTGGTATTCTCTACGTCTTTGTCAGCCCCATCGTAGCCAGTTTGATATTGAGTTAA